One stretch of Miscanthus floridulus cultivar M001 chromosome 18, ASM1932011v1, whole genome shotgun sequence DNA includes these proteins:
- the LOC136521219 gene encoding uncharacterized protein → MDKILAFSILSSSPADISAAGFFSTRLSWRTSAAGKPQTPQADEAPPKQEKAAEHRGSSRVPAPERQREARPRFAPEFDGLNCFESIVSS, encoded by the coding sequence ATGGACAAGATCCTGGCCTTCTCCATCCTGAGCTCGTCGCCAGCGGACATCTCCGCGGCCGGGTTCTTCTCCACCAGGCTGTCgtggaggacctccgccgccGGCAAGCCTCAGACGCCTCAGGCGGACGAGGCACCGCCGAAGCAGGAGAAGGCCGCCGAGCATCGGGGCTCATCGCGGGTCCCTGCGCCGGAGCGCCAGCGGGAGGCGCGGCCGCGGTTCGCGCCGGAGTTCGACGGGCTCAACTGCTTCGAGTCCATAGTCTCCTCCTGA
- the LOC136523317 gene encoding uncharacterized protein, producing the protein MKVAAPRYLNWSREVITFDRDDHPNYVPNPGQYPLVVNPIIGNTWLTKVLMDGGSSLNILYANTLELLELDQSQLRGGTAPFHGIVSGKRTRPLGCIDLPVCFGTPSNYRKEVLTFEVVGFKGTYHAILGRPCYAKFMAVPNYTYLKLKMLGPNGVITIESAYKHAYDCDVECVEYAEAITEAKTLIVNLDQLGSEVPDSKRHAGTFEPAEAVKLIPVNPTYPDDRALRISATHDIK; encoded by the coding sequence atgAAGGTGGCTGctccccggtacctcaactggtctagGGAGGTaatcacctttgaccgggatgACCATCCCAATTACGTCccgaaccccgggcagtacccgcttgtcgtcaaccccatcatcggcaatacctggctcactaaggtattgatggacggaggcagtagcctcaacatcctctatgccaacaccctagagctcctagagctcgaccagtcgcagctccggggAGGCaccgcgcctttccatggcattgtgtcGGGGAAACGCACACGGCCCCTCGGGTGCATTGACCTACCCGTCTGCTTTggtaccccctccaactaccgcaaggaggtcctcacctttgaggtggttgggttcaagggaacctaccatgccatcctggggcggccgtgctacgccaagtttatGGCGGTCCCCAATTACacgtacctcaagctgaagatgctggggcccaacggcgtcatcactatcgagtcggcgtacaagcatgcatacgactgcgacgtcgagtgcgtcgagtacgccgaggctatcacggaggccaagaccctcatcgtcaacctcgaccagcTCGGCAGCGAAGTGCCCGACTCCAAGCGTCACGCCGGAactttcgagcccgcggaggccgtaAAACTCATCCCAGTCAACCCCACCTACCCCGATGATCGAGCAttgaggatcagtgccacccacgacatcaaatag
- the LOC136521218 gene encoding uncharacterized protein, which yields MDKVLAFSIMSASPADISAGAGFGGSWARLSWRRGADDQQAAAAAPRQQQQREEDKEKRGSRPGDGREHARGGGRAAAPRFAPEFDGIDCFETIVSH from the coding sequence ATGGACAAGGTGCTGGCCTTCTCGATCATGAGCGCGTCGCCGGCCGACATCTCCGCGGGCGCCGGCTTCGGCGGGAGCTGGGCGCGGCTGTCCTGGCGGAGGGGCGCCGACGACCagcaggccgccgccgcggcgccgcggcagcagcagcagcgcgaggAGGACAAGGAGAAGCGAGGCTCGCGCCCCGGAGACGGCAGAGAGCACgcgaggggaggaggaagagcggCCGCGCCGCGGTTTGCGCCGGAGTTCGACGGGATCGACTGCTTCGAGACCATCGTGTCGCACTGA